Proteins encoded together in one Orbaceae bacterium lpD01 window:
- the aceE gene encoding pyruvate dehydrogenase (acetyl-transferring), homodimeric type has protein sequence MSDIQHNDIDPVETKDWLQSIESVIREEGTERAQYIIEQIVNSARQGGVPLLFGSSTSNYANTISVEEEPAYPGDWELERRIRSTVRWNALMMVLRASKKDLDLGGHMASFQSAATFYEVCFNHFFRARNDKDGGDLVYFQGHISPGVYSRAFIEGRLTEEQLDNFRQEIAGKGLPSYPHPKLMPEFWQFPTVSMGLGPISAIYQARFLKYLNHRGLKDTTEQTVYAFLGDGEMDEPESKGAITVASREKLDNLVFVINCNLQRLDGPVTGNGKIINELEGIFGGAGWQVIKVIWGNRWDKLLQKDKSGKLLRLMNETLDGDYQTLKSKDGAYVREHFFGKYPETAELVKDMSDDEIFRLNRGGQDPAKMFAAFQKASNTKGRPTVILAHTIKGYGMGEAAEGKNIAHQVKKMNMDNVRHVRDFFNIPVTDESIEKLPYIKFEEHTPEYKYLHERRQALKGYVPSRLPNFTADLSIPALSEFSSLLEAQSKEISTTIAFVRSLNILLKDKDLAPRLVPILADEARTFGMEGLFRQIGIYSPNGQQYTPQDREQVAYYREDEKGQILQEGINEMGAGASWLAAATSYSTNDCPMIPFYIYYSMFGFQRIGDLLWAAGDQQARGFLIGGTSGRTTLNGEGLQHQDGHSHILSSTIPNCISYDPAYAYEVAVIIQDGLRRMYGDKESVFYYITTLNENYAQPEMPAGAEEGIRKGIYKLDTVKGQDGKSTVQLMGSGSILRYVREAADILAREYGITSDVYSVTSFTELAREGQDCERYNMLHPNETPRVPYITQVMNKAPTIVSTDYMKLLAEQVRAYIPAESYKVLGTDGFGRSDSRENLRHHFEVDASYIVVATLGELAKRGDINASVVNDAISKFNIDADKINPRIA, from the coding sequence ATGTCAGACATTCAACATAATGATATTGATCCCGTTGAAACCAAAGATTGGTTACAAAGTATCGAATCAGTTATTCGCGAAGAGGGTACCGAACGAGCTCAATATATTATTGAACAAATCGTTAATAGTGCAAGACAAGGCGGCGTTCCATTACTGTTTGGATCTTCAACCAGTAACTACGCTAATACTATCTCGGTAGAAGAAGAGCCTGCTTATCCAGGTGATTGGGAATTAGAAAGAAGAATTCGCTCGACGGTACGCTGGAATGCGCTAATGATGGTGCTAAGAGCCTCTAAAAAAGATTTGGATCTGGGTGGTCATATGGCCTCTTTCCAATCAGCTGCGACATTTTATGAAGTCTGTTTTAACCATTTTTTCCGTGCGCGTAACGACAAAGATGGCGGTGATTTAGTTTACTTCCAAGGCCATATCTCACCAGGCGTTTATTCGCGAGCCTTTATCGAAGGTCGTTTAACTGAAGAGCAATTAGATAACTTCCGTCAAGAAATTGCGGGCAAAGGTTTACCTTCTTATCCACATCCTAAATTAATGCCTGAATTCTGGCAGTTCCCAACGGTATCAATGGGACTGGGCCCTATTTCGGCTATCTATCAGGCGCGTTTTTTAAAATATTTGAATCATCGTGGTTTAAAAGATACCACTGAACAAACTGTCTACGCATTCCTTGGCGATGGCGAGATGGATGAGCCGGAATCAAAAGGTGCGATCACCGTTGCTAGCCGCGAAAAATTGGATAATCTGGTTTTCGTCATTAACTGTAATTTACAGCGTCTTGATGGTCCGGTAACAGGTAATGGTAAGATTATCAATGAACTTGAAGGCATCTTTGGTGGTGCGGGTTGGCAGGTTATTAAAGTTATTTGGGGTAATCGCTGGGATAAATTACTGCAAAAAGATAAATCGGGTAAATTACTCCGTTTAATGAATGAAACATTAGATGGTGATTATCAGACCTTAAAATCGAAAGATGGTGCTTATGTTCGTGAGCATTTCTTTGGTAAATATCCAGAAACCGCTGAACTGGTTAAAGATATGAGTGATGATGAGATTTTCCGTTTAAATCGTGGTGGTCAGGATCCGGCAAAAATGTTTGCTGCTTTCCAAAAAGCCAGCAATACCAAAGGTCGTCCAACCGTAATTCTTGCTCATACGATTAAAGGTTATGGTATGGGTGAAGCGGCAGAAGGTAAAAACATCGCTCATCAAGTGAAGAAAATGAACATGGACAATGTCAGACATGTCCGTGATTTCTTCAATATTCCGGTGACCGATGAGTCAATAGAAAAACTGCCGTATATTAAATTTGAAGAGCACACACCAGAATATAAATATCTTCACGAGCGTCGCCAAGCGTTAAAAGGTTATGTGCCATCACGTTTACCTAATTTTACCGCTGACTTATCCATTCCGGCATTAAGTGAGTTTAGTTCACTCCTTGAAGCACAGAGCAAAGAGATCTCAACGACGATTGCTTTTGTTCGTTCGCTTAATATCTTGTTAAAAGATAAAGATTTAGCGCCACGATTAGTGCCAATTTTAGCTGATGAAGCGCGTACTTTTGGTATGGAAGGTCTGTTCCGTCAAATCGGTATCTATAGTCCAAACGGTCAGCAATATACCCCACAAGATCGCGAACAAGTAGCTTACTATCGTGAAGATGAAAAAGGTCAAATTCTACAAGAAGGTATTAATGAGATGGGCGCAGGTGCATCATGGCTTGCTGCGGCAACGTCATATAGTACGAATGACTGTCCAATGATTCCATTTTATATCTACTATTCGATGTTTGGTTTCCAACGTATTGGCGATTTACTGTGGGCGGCGGGTGATCAGCAAGCGCGCGGTTTCTTAATCGGCGGTACATCAGGTCGCACAACCTTAAATGGTGAAGGTTTACAACATCAAGATGGCCATAGTCATATCTTATCTTCAACCATTCCAAACTGTATCTCTTATGATCCAGCCTATGCTTATGAAGTCGCTGTCATTATTCAAGATGGCTTACGACGCATGTATGGCGATAAAGAGAGCGTATTCTATTATATTACGACCTTAAACGAAAACTATGCGCAGCCAGAAATGCCAGCCGGTGCAGAAGAGGGTATTCGCAAGGGTATCTATAAGTTAGATACGGTGAAAGGTCAAGATGGTAAATCAACTGTTCAATTAATGGGTTCAGGTTCAATCTTACGTTATGTCCGTGAAGCAGCGGATATTCTTGCCCGTGAATATGGTATTACCTCTGATGTTTATAGCGTAACGTCATTTACTGAACTTGCTCGTGAAGGACAAGATTGTGAACGTTATAACATGTTACATCCGAACGAAACACCGCGCGTTCCTTACATTACTCAAGTGATGAATAAGGCGCCAACCATTGTTTCAACAGATTATATGAAATTATTAGCAGAACAAGTTCGTGCTTATATTCCAGCTGAAAGCTATAAAGTCTTAGGTACGGATGGTTTTGGCCGTTCTGATAGTCGTGAAAATTTACGTCATCATTTTGAAGTCGATGCTTCTTATATTGTCGTTGCGACCCTAGGTGAACTGGCTAAACGTGGTGATATCAATGCATCTGTCGTGAATGATGCAATAAGCAAATTCAATATTGATGCCGATAAAATTAATCCACGCATTGCATAA
- the lipB gene encoding lipoyl(octanoyl) transferase LipB → MENVINIRQLGLTSYLEVYQIMHNFTMQRTELTLDEIWLTEHHAVFTQGKTGSPEHLLSDTGSIPIIQTDRGGQITYHGPGQQIMYTMIDIKRRKLSIRQMVSYLEQSVIETLAKLGIKAEAKKEAPGVYVNEQKICSLGLHIKNGRTLHGLALNIAMDLTPFKLINPCGYAGLAMTQVSQQTTEFDRTAIAKNLVDAFAQSLQYQQIHYL, encoded by the coding sequence ATGGAAAATGTGATTAATATTCGTCAATTGGGATTAACATCCTATTTAGAAGTTTATCAGATAATGCACAATTTTACTATGCAGCGAACTGAGTTAACTTTAGACGAAATTTGGTTAACCGAGCATCATGCCGTTTTTACACAAGGAAAGACCGGTTCACCTGAACATTTGCTATCAGATACCGGCAGTATTCCGATTATTCAGACCGATCGTGGCGGACAAATTACCTATCATGGTCCAGGGCAACAGATTATGTATACCATGATAGATATTAAAAGACGCAAGCTCAGTATTCGTCAAATGGTCAGTTATCTGGAACAAAGTGTAATTGAGACTTTAGCCAAACTGGGTATCAAGGCAGAAGCTAAAAAAGAGGCACCCGGTGTTTATGTGAATGAGCAAAAAATCTGTTCGTTGGGATTACACATCAAAAATGGCCGCACTTTACATGGCTTAGCCTTAAATATTGCGATGGATCTAACTCCTTTTAAGTTGATTAATCCTTGTGGTTATGCAGGTTTAGCCATGACACAGGTGAGTCAACAAACGACTGAATTTGATCGTACTGCTATCGCGAAAAATCTGGTAGACGCTTTTGCTCAATCCCTCCAATATCAACAGATTCATTATCTATAA
- the lipA gene encoding lipoyl synthase, which yields MTDQTFRSTKYRDADKVRLIPSIDIDSQQTLKKPDWMRIKLPTDTSKIQEIKSAIRRHGLHSVCEEAACPNLAECFHHGTATFMIMGDICTRRCSFCDVAHGRPLPLDPQEPLKLAQTIADMKLKYVVITSVDRDDLKEGGASHFAQSIEQIRRINPTIRIETLVPDFRGCLTDAVNILAKTPPDVFNHNLENVPRLYKEVRLGASYQGSLDLLAEFKRHHPNIPTKSGLMVGLGETNQELIDVMRDLRAHGVTMLTLGQYLQPSKHHHPIHRYVTPQEFDDFKRIALEMGFTHAACGPFVRSSYHADLQAMGKEVK from the coding sequence ATGACCGATCAAACATTTCGAAGCACTAAATATCGTGATGCGGATAAAGTTCGTCTTATTCCCAGTATCGATATTGATAGCCAGCAAACACTCAAAAAACCAGACTGGATGCGCATAAAATTACCCACCGACACCAGTAAAATTCAAGAAATCAAGTCTGCGATTCGTCGTCATGGTCTGCATTCCGTGTGTGAAGAAGCCGCTTGTCCTAATTTAGCCGAGTGTTTTCATCATGGCACTGCAACCTTTATGATTATGGGTGATATCTGTACCAGACGTTGCTCATTTTGTGACGTTGCCCATGGCCGGCCACTACCACTCGATCCTCAGGAACCGCTAAAATTAGCGCAAACGATCGCCGATATGAAATTAAAATATGTTGTGATCACGTCAGTTGATCGGGATGATCTCAAAGAGGGGGGGGCCAGCCATTTTGCTCAGTCTATTGAACAAATTCGCCGCATCAACCCGACGATAAGAATAGAAACATTAGTACCTGATTTCCGTGGCTGTTTAACCGATGCGGTGAATATTTTGGCAAAAACACCACCGGATGTCTTTAATCATAATTTAGAAAATGTACCACGCTTATACAAAGAGGTTCGCCTAGGTGCTAGCTATCAAGGTTCGCTTGATCTGTTAGCTGAATTTAAACGTCACCATCCTAATATTCCAACCAAATCAGGTTTAATGGTCGGACTGGGTGAAACGAATCAAGAACTGATCGACGTAATGCGAGATTTACGTGCCCACGGTGTCACCATGCTCACTTTGGGTCAATATTTGCAACCAAGTAAACATCATCATCCTATTCACCGTTATGTCACACCACAAGAGTTTGATGATTTCAAACGTATCGCTTTAGAGATGGGCTTCACTCATGCAGCCTGTGGCCCTTTTGTACGTTCATCCTATCATGCTGATTTACAGGCGATGGGTAAAGAGGTCAAGTAA